From Desulfobacterales bacterium:
TGGCGCCGGCTACCATATTTTTTACAAATTTTTCATGGCCGGGAACATCGACAATCCCGAGATGCCGCCCGCCGGGAAGATTCAGGGCGGCAAACCCCAGCTCAATGGTGATGCCCCGGGCTTTTTCTTCCTTGAGCCGGTCCGTGTCAACGCCGGTAAGGGCCTTTACCAGTGCGGTTTTGCCATGATCGATATGCCCGGCCGTTCCTAAAATAAACTGTTTCACAGATCAGAAAACTCCTTATAGTCAATTCTTGGGTTTGCGGTTTCGAAAGTACTCGGTCACATAAGCCATTCCCACCATAAAAATTCCGAGACCCGCCACAAAAACAGGATTGGCGGCCGGATAGAAAAACCGCATCAGGATGAGCGCCAGGGCGGCTCCCAGAACGGCACGGATGAGAAAAATATAGAATCGGTTCACAAGAATATCAGCCTTTCAGTCGCCTGAATGTGGATGTATTAATTTGGGTCATCCTTGTCTAAAACAGAAATCTCACCGCAAAGACGCTAAGGACGCAAAGTGATTTTTTATCCGGCGGTGAGGGGCCGCCGAATAAAAAGCCTTCTTCCATATCAGAGCATAAATTTTCGCAGTCCCATGGCCATGAAAAGCTAACTGAATCCATACCCGTAGGGTTAGAGTTTATAATCCAATCGCCCTCTCCCGATTGGATCATAAGAACATTCCCTCAGCGTTCTCTGCGCCTCTGCGGTGACCCTGGATTTGAAAGAGGCCCATATAGATCCAAAAGCCCCATGAAATCAACCCCATTGTGAAGAAATTGTATCAAATTTGGACAGCTATGAATTTGGGTTGAAATTTAGTGTATAATAGCGCATGATGATGTCAACAACAATTCTGCTTGTAATGGAACGCACAATCTGTTAGGTAGATTTCCGCTATACGGTGGGTGTAGCTCAGTTGGTAGAGCACCGGGTTGTGGCCCCGGTTGCCGTGGGTTCAAGTCCCATCACTCACCCCATTTTAAAGTATCGTTAAGCCTCTGGAAATTGTTCAGTTTCGATCAATTTCAAGGAAGGCGAAGATTTTAAGACTGAGGCATACTGTTAGTATGTTGAAGATTAAAATCCGAGCATGACACCGAAATTGGGCGAAAGAGGGCGATTTGCAGAGGCTTAATCTTGCGCCCGTAGCTCAGCTGGATAGAGCGCCGGACTTCGAATCCGTAGGCCGCAGGTTCGAATCCTGCCGGGCGTACCAATAATAATTTTAAGGGGTTATGGTAAAACACCATAACCCCTTTTATTTTAATCAGGTGTCGTGACTTGGTTTTTTCAGACTATTTGCTAATCATATTGTAAATATGCATTGCAATTTTACAAGATAACTGGCATAAAGCATAACATGCCCGTCGATACCATACCAAGACTTCTCCAGAGACCCGAAAGGTCTTTTTTCCTCTTCGGCCCGCGGGGGACAGGAAAAAGCACCTGGCTGCAGCAGGTTCTACCGGATGCCTTGCGCCTGGATTTGCTGGACGCGTCCCTGTTTCTCGAGCTTTCGCGTGACCCTCATCGTCTCGAAGCCCTGATCGGCAGTCGCACAGAAGGCGACTGGGTGGTGTTGGACGAAATCCAGAAAGTGCCTGCCCTGCTGGACGAAGTCCATCGACTCATGGAGTTGCGCCGGTGGCGCTTTGCCCTCTGTGGATCATCCGCCCGCAAACTGCGACGGGGTGGCGCCAACCTGTTGGCGGGCCGGGCCTTGACGCTATCCTTGGAAAGCTTTTCCGGCGCCGAACTTGGCAAGGAATTCGATCTGGATTTCGCATTGGAATGGGGATTGCTGCCGTTCGTCCGCAATGAACCGGAAGACGCAGCGGACATCCTGGCCGCTTATGTCAATACGTATTTAAAGGAAGAGCTGCAAGCCGAGGGGCTGATTCGAAATGTCCCGCCGTTTGTGAGGTTTCTTTCAGTAGCGGGTCAGATTAACGGCCAGGCTCTCAACGTTCAGAATATCGCTCGTGAGGCAGCGGTGGCCCGCAGCACGGTGGACACTTATTTTGCTGTTTTAAGCGACACCCTGGTGGGACACATGCTTCCAGCATGGCGGCCCAGGCTCAAGGTTCGCGAAGCAGCCCAACCGAAGTTCTACTGGTTTGATCCCGGTGTCGCCAGGGCGGCAGCCGGCCTGCTGCGTAATCCGAGCGACCGGCTCTGGCAGGGAGCAGCCCTTGAAACGCTGATTTATCACGAGCTGCGGGTTTACAACGAGGTCGGGCGCAAGCATCGCCCTGTGTTTTATTATCGAACACCTGCCGGAGTCGAAATCGATTTTATTATCGAAACCGCTCCCAAGCGGCCCCAAAGCCCACCCGCCATAACGGCCATCGAAGTCAAGCGGTCCGAGCGTTGGGATCGGGC
This genomic window contains:
- a CDS encoding AAA family ATPase encodes the protein MPVDTIPRLLQRPERSFFLFGPRGTGKSTWLQQVLPDALRLDLLDASLFLELSRDPHRLEALIGSRTEGDWVVLDEIQKVPALLDEVHRLMELRRWRFALCGSSARKLRRGGANLLAGRALTLSLESFSGAELGKEFDLDFALEWGLLPFVRNEPEDAADILAAYVNTYLKEELQAEGLIRNVPPFVRFLSVAGQINGQALNVQNIAREAAVARSTVDTYFAVLSDTLVGHMLPAWRPRLKVREAAQPKFYWFDPGVARAAAGLLRNPSDRLWQGAALETLIYHELRVYNEVGRKHRPVFYYRTPAGVEIDFIIETAPKRPQSPPAITAIEVKRSERWDRAWGKPMLDLAAAAAGVKVDRMIGVYCGTRSYRFGAIQVFPVKDFVRALFAGEVF